Proteins co-encoded in one Ananas comosus cultivar F153 linkage group 15, ASM154086v1, whole genome shotgun sequence genomic window:
- the LOC109721539 gene encoding cytochrome b561 and DOMON domain-containing protein At2g04850, translated as MQPFFFLLLILPSLLAVPLQPIVTVAADAANAARCTTAASLRTYEKCIALPTQGASLAWTYHPGNATLDVAFSGSFISPSGWVAWGINPDSPSMTGTRALAALSDPSSGSLLLLPFVLDPSVKLQSAPLVSRPLDTHLLLSSSAAAAPDGVRDGAGVQIFATVKLSPNRTRVHHVWNRGLYVQGYSPTIHPTAASDLASRATIDVVSTATEVPPAASATLRAAHAVLNSLSWGLLLPAGVAVARYLRQCSSVGPTWFYAHAAVQASAYLLGAAGFAIGVVMGRASPGVTYSLHRGLGVAAVVAGGLQSAALLFRPKTTHRFRKYWKSYHHFVGYGCAVVGVVNVFQGMEVMGLGGTYWKLAYCLALASLVGSCVALEVNAWVVFCRREGGGGEGDNEGAVKRRLSF; from the coding sequence ATGCAAccattcttcttcctcctcctcatcctccctTCTCTCCTTGCTGTCCCTCTACAACCAATCGTAACCGTCGCTGCCGATGCCGCAAATGCCGCTCGCTGCACCACTGCGGCTTCCCTCAGAACCTACGAGAAGTGCATCGCCCTCCCGACGCAGGGCGCGTCGTTGGCGTGGACGTACCACCCCGGCAATGCCACCCTCGACGTCGCCTTCTCCGGAAGCTTCATCTCCCCCTCCGGCTGGGTGGCGTGGGGCATCAACCCCGACTCCCCGTCCATGACCGGCACCCGCGCCCTCGCCGCCTTATCCGACCCCTCCTCcggctccctcctcctcctccccttcgtCCTCGACCCCTCCGTCAAGCTCCAATCCGCCCCCCTCGTCTCCCGCCCCCTCGAcacccacctcctcctctcctcctccgccgccgccgcacccgACGGAGTCCGCGACGGCGCCGGCGTCCAGATCTTCGCCACCGTCAAGCTGTCCCCCAACCGCACCCGAGTCCACCACGTCTGGAACCGCGGCCTCTACGTGCAGGGCTACTCCCCGACCATCCACCCCACCGCCGCCTCCGACCTCGCGTCCCGCGCCACCATCGACGTCGTCTCCACCGCCACCGAGGTGCCGCCCGCCGCGTCCGCCACGCTCCGGGCCGCGCACGCGGTCCTGAATTCCCTGTCGTGGGGGCTCCTCCTGCCGGCCGGCGTCGCAGTGGCGCGCTACCTGCGGCAGTGCAGCTCGGTGGGGCCGACGTGGTTCTACGCGCACGCGGCGGTGCAGGCGAGCGCCTACCTGCTGGGCGCCGCCGGCTTCGCGATCGGCGTGGTGATGGGGAGGGCGTCGCCCGGGGTGACGTACTCGCTGCACCGGGGGCTGGGcgtggcggcggtggtggcggggGGGCTGCAGTCGGCGGCGCTGCTGTTCCGGCCGAAGACGACGCACCGGTTCAGGAAGTACTGGAAGTCGTACCACCACTTCGTGGGGTACGGGTGCGCGGTGGTCGGGGTGGTGAACGTGTTCCAGGGGATGGAGGTGATGGGGCTCGGCGGGACGTACTGGAAGCTGGCCTACTGCCTCGCGCTGGCCTCGCTCGTCGGGAGCTGCGTCGCGCTGGAGGTCAACGCGTGGGTCGTCTTCTGCCGGAGGGAAggcgggggaggggagggggataACGAGGGGGCGGTGAAGAGGAGGCTCAGCTTttaa
- the LOC109720873 gene encoding U-box domain-containing protein 4, whose product MVSLTDTQISASQSQSPCASSVRIQRLLGRSMRTVRSNLFKNAPVRALDPPEPSGAVSEELTDSFVDVRLRELAAAGPSSAAGKAARDLLELSGEFSDYSSFSSDISGELERLAGAAPRSDGEFAAASALLLRRPELEEPPRSEALDWYPVERLEPVVRACVERLRASEPAEARREAAARLRLLAKHRSELRELIGASGAIPALVELLRSTDPAAQEGAATALLNLSLAEANKAAIAAAGAIKPLVYVLRTGTAAAKQNAACALLSLSTVEEHRGTIGACGAIPPLVSLLVRGTTRGKKDALAALYKLCAARRNKERAVSAGAVAPLVAMVAEQQGGTAEKAMVVLGSLAAIADGRDAIVDAGGIPALVEAIEDGPPRGKEFAVVALLQLCADSPRNRALLVREGAIPPLVALSQSGSARAKHKAEVLLGYLREPRHDGGAAAALGLAR is encoded by the exons ATGGTTTCGCTCACGGACACTCAGATCTCGGCCTCCCAGTCCCAGAGCCCCTGCGCCTCCTCGGTCCGGATCCAGCGCCTGCTCGGCCGGTCCATGCGAACCGTCCGGTCCAACCTCTTCAAGAACGCGCCGGTCCGGGCCCTCGACCCCCCGGAACCCTCGGGCGCCGTGTCCGAGGAGCTCACCGACTCCTTCGTCGACGTCCGCCTCCGCGAGCTCGCCGCCGCCggcccctcctccgccgcgggcAAAGCCGCGAGGGACCTCCTCGAGCTGTCCGGAGAGTTCAGCGACTACTCGAGCTTCAGCTCCGACATCTCCGGCGAGCTGGAGCGGCTGGCGGGGGCGGCCCCCAGATCGGACGGAGAGTTTGCGGCGGCGAGCGcgctgctgctgcggcggccGGAGTTGGAGGAGCCGCCGCGGTCGGAGGCGCTGGACTGGTACCCGGTGGAGAGGCTGGAGCCGGTGGTGCGGGCGTGCGTGGAGAGGCTGCGGGCGTCGGAGCCGGCGGAGgcgcggcgggaggcggcggcgcggctGCGGCTGCTGGCGAAGCACCGGTCGGAGCTCCGGGAGCTGATCGGGGCGTCGGGGGCGATCCCGGCGCTGGTGGAGCTGCTGCGGAGCACGGACCCGGCGGCGCAGGAGGGGGCGGCGACGGCGCTGCTGAACCTGTCGCTGGCGGAGGCGAACAAGGCGGCGATCGCGGCGGCGGGCGCGATCAAGCCGCTGGTGTACGTGCTGCGGACGggcacggcggcggcgaagcAGAACGCGGCGTGCGCGCTGCTGAGCCTGTCGACCGTGGAGGAGCACCGCGGCACCATCGGCGCCTGCGGGGCCATCCCCCCGCTGGTCTCGCTGCTCGTGCGCGGGACCACCCGGGGCAAGAAGGACGCGCTCGCCGCGCTCTACAAGCTGTGCGCCGCGCGCCGCAACAAGGAGCGGGCGGTCAGCGCCGGCGCCGTCGCCCCGCTGGTCGCGATGGTGGCCGAGCAGCAGGGCGGCACGGCGGAGAAGGCCATGGTCGTGCTCGGCAGCCTCGCCGCGATCGCCGACGGCCGGGACGCCATCGTCGACGCCGGCGGCATCCCCGCGCTCGTCGAGGCCATCGAGGACGGCCCCCCCCGCGGCAAGGAGTTCGCCGTCGTCGCGCTGCTGCAGCTCTGCGCCGACTCCCCCCGCAACCGCGCCCTGCTCGTCCGCGAGGGCGCCATCCCGCCGCTCGTCGCCCTCTCCCAGTCCGGCTCCGCCCGCGCCAAGCACAAG GCGGAGGTGCTTCTCGGTTACCTACGAGAGCCGCGGCACGACGGAGgggccgcggcggcgctcggcTTGGCAAG ATAA